DNA sequence from the Oreochromis niloticus isolate F11D_XX linkage group LG8, O_niloticus_UMD_NMBU, whole genome shotgun sequence genome:
TCCTACCCCATGCAGTCATACAGGCACCAACACTGACAAACCAAGCATCAATCTtctctttgggtttttttttctttgtagccTCCAAAAAATACATAGGCAAGGTTCTCGTGGAGGAGCCGAAGTAGAAGGCTGACACCGCCCCTCCGCGGTGGCTTTGGGAATTAAAATTTCGAGCATGCAGTGTGTGTCAAGggtcagtgtgtgtgcatgatgaTACAACTGTCTAATTATGCAAGCCATCAAAAAGGCCTTATCACAGCTGCTAATTGAATGAATTATTGGGtgatcattcatttatttttaacacaacGAGGGAAAAGTAACAAAAACTGCACACTCATTTGCAACATGTGACATCTATTGACATTGTTTTCAAAAGTTTCCCCCTTTCTACTCAGCCACTGCATCACCGAAGCAGGTTACCTTTACTTTTGGCAACATAGTCCAGAGGAACTGACCTTCTGAACTGCTCATCTCAGAAGTGCATGTAAAGAGAAGCGAAGCAGGGAAGAAAAAGGTGGACACAGATAGTCTGATACGACGCAAGATGGGATGGAGAGGGCAAATTTTTACTATAAAGACGCTTGAGCTTTCATATTAACTACAATGAGCACATTTGGTTCATTTGCACTGAAGAACTGCCCTTTTCCACTTTGCAGTCTCTGAAATTGAAGTGAACTCTCAGAGTTATTTACACCTATTGTTCCTGCGTTCCTGTCATGAAAAACAGGCACCTGCAAAAAACTGATTCTGATTTAATagttcatatttttttcagctGCCAGAGGAGGAGCTAAATCTAAATCTAAGCAACGCAGGTACATTTAGTTATTCTTAATTGGGTAACTCTGTAAAAGACCCCCCTACCCCACCAATATTTGATAGAAAACTGGGTCCTCCTGCCAGGTGATTTACAGTAGTAAAGAACTGTATGTTGTTGCTGATGCTGTTGTtgcacagcagcaacagcagctttacagcttgTTTTGGCGTGCCTTTGCACAAACAACAAGGACAACCAGTGGACTTAAAGACTGATCCAGTTGATCTCTCTTTCATTCACTTCACAACCTCTGGAAATGAACTGAGCACGAGAGTGGGGAGAATGGGGAAGacttggagattaaaaaaaaaaaaaccccagataaatagatataaaaaaaatagtgGGGATGACTGCAGGAGGAAACCGACCAAAGGGTGACTGtgtatttgtggatgtgtgcCTATTAGGATGGGGTAAGAGCAGGGGGGACACTGTGGGGTATGCGGCAGCACCCTGCAGTCCCAAGTAATGGCAGAATAGAACTTAATAGGGTAGAAAAAGGCTGGAGGCTGTTAACTCAGAAACGGTCATTTTGAATTCCCCATTCTCTCTCTCCAGCACTTCTTTCCCTCTCCTCCACTTTTCCATGCACCTTGTATGTCTTTAACTCTTCCCATCCATGCCTGCCTGTGTAATTTCCTGATATCCTTAACCCACCTCCCGCTGCTcacctttcagctgcttcccttcctttcctttcctttcctttcctttcctttcctttcctttcctttcctttcctttcctcccTTCCTCCCCCCGTTCTTCATCTGCTTCTCCCACTCCCTCTTTCTGCCCCTCCTTGCTCCTCTCCTCCATCCTTCCCTGCttcatctctctcttttcccGCCCTCCCTCCCTTACTGTGTCTCCTTGGAGGAGGTGTAATGATAGCTATTTGAGTGTCATCAGAGGATCGCTGTAATGGCTTCTAAAGCACCATCCCACGGTTGCCACGGTGAACCTGGCACAGCCGCTGTCCCAGAGtaagaggtgaaaaaaaaaaacatctggttGGGCTATGGACAGGCATCACCGTGCCGACAGCAGCAGGAGCGGCGGCACATCAGCAGACGATGACGCAGCCCCCAGGGGCCACAGAGAGTGAGCTAATGATGCGTGGGATAGGATACATCTGAGGAGGAAGTACAGTACTAGTGATAATAGTGATAGTAATGAAAATAATAGCACTGATAACAATAACAGTTTATGGCTTTTTTGATTGGTGAGCAGCACGTCTGTCTCCCCCTCCCATCTCGTCTCTTCCCCCCTCAGCCTCTCTGTTTGTACAGTTTGCCCATTTTAGGCAGAACTGAAGACAGATGAAGAAGGGCAAAAGGTCGACTGATGATGATTTTTAACGATGCAAGTGTGTTAtatctgttatttttatgttctttttaaagGATTACATGTACGCACGTGCACGCACGCTGCAGCAGCCTTTTTAGCAGCAAGAGATCCAATGAAGAGCAGGGTGAACATTTCTAAGAAGTGATTTTTATCCACATCATTGAGTGTGTTTAAGAAGACGCCATCAAATTTTCAATTGCTTGTGCCCAGATAGAATTTGTAGAATGAATTGCAAACTTATTTTCTCTGCTATTGCTTTTTCACCTTAATGTCTCAGTTGTTGAATCAAAAAAACTctcaaacactgaaaatgatTTTGGCGGGTTCATATTGGACTGTGTGCAAAACAGGAATGTCCTCCATAGGTTAAGCAACAGAGCTCTGTGTGTGGTACATGTGGATGTGAACGCAAATGGTAAATTAGTTTTCTGCTTAggtgtttatttttctaaaaattTGTCTCATTTTAGTTTCTTTCTAAGATGTTGGCTTCTGCTTTGCATCGTGTCACCACCAGAAAGGCTTAAGAGAAAAATTGTGCCCCCCGCGTCCTTCGGGGTGTGTGTTTGCAAGCGTGTGATTTTGTGTGCAGTGCGCGTTGTTCATTACATTTAGTGTAGTTCAAGTCTGGGTCAGGAAGAGTAAATCTTTAGGTGGGTGGTGTTTACTATGAACCCTGAGACCCTCCGCTGacctttgtgtgtatgtgtttgtgtgtgcagtgaTGACATGTATGTTGCTGCGGGTCATTGCAcctatgtgtgtgtttaaaggCACTGACAAGCAGAACGGGtagtgtgcgcatgtgtgtgtgtgtttgggtgtatgtgtgtgtgttaggggACTGGGGAGGGGTTGTGCCAGTAGATTAGCCAGGTTGGGATGATTGGGTTGAGGATTAGATGGATTCGGGAACAGACACGTCTGTTTACTCCGCAAAGAAGACTTACAATAGGCTGATTGGCAAGCTtgattgcacacacacacaaatgcaggtgcttatgccacacacacacacaaacacattcattcAAAACCCCATATGTTGATTAGCTTGTTATTGTTGCCTTTCTAATGCCCGCCATCTCCTTTCCTAAATTCAGTTGTAAAGTCCGACTCCCCCTGCCTCTCAGACACAGTTCCCACAAGGACTGACCCAGAGAGCTTGCAATCAGAGAAGGAGTGTAACTAAAGCCGAGCACGGGCAGGTAAGGAGAGCTGCACTCAGGCAACTACTCCAAAGGCACAGGGAGTGCTCTGGTTACAcggggctgtgtgtgtgtatattttttttgcattgtttctaCTTGCTCCTCTTTATGCGTCACAGAAAAAGGTGAAGTGCCGAGCTCGGAATAAGGTGCAGAGGCAGAGAAAGGCAGGATTACACACATGGCAGGTTAGAGAAAGGCggtgagagagaaggagaggatGGGAGGAAAaaacgacagagagagaggcTTAAGATTACAGAGTCGAGCACCTTTTGTTGCTGAGTTCAGTTGCGATGGACCGCTTAAGTTTAGGGAAAGAGTGAAGGACTTCTTCAATCCTCTACCATAAAATTAGTAGGACTGTGGAGGATGTTATCCTTCGCTGATCAAACCTgtgcctgattttttttttaaagaaaagaaaagaaagaaaaggaaccCCAGACTTCGAGGaaggtgaagaagaagaagaaggtcaGAGTACTTGATGTGACTGATCTAAAGATAGTTGGCAAAGGAGCCAAAGGAGGAGCAAATGCAAAACCCCAGAGAAGTTTAGTAAGAGGGGGGAACAAGTGATTGAGCCTTCAGGGTGAATAACAAGTCATGCAAGAACAAGAGTTAAGCCGGACAAGAGAGCACTGTTCAGCacaagagagagagggcgagggTAGGCTGCAGAAGCAGAGATAAGCAGTCCACAGCAAAATTAGTCTACAGAGAAAGAGGGGTTGACACCGGACTGAAGGGAGATCAAGGTTGACTCAAGTCTTTGCTGCCTCTAACCTGATTAGGGAGAATAGTAGCGGCAGTGGAGGCGAGCCGGGAGACCCGATCAACCGAAAGTGAGAGCCGGCaagagtaaaaagaaaaagaattacaAGAGGACGCTCGGTGAAAGAAGCCTCTTAAATCTGGGAGCTGGAATTAGAGCCGTAGGAACTGCAGAGGGAAAGCCACAAAACCACAGTAAGTAAATTAGGAGGCTGTGGCTGGAAAAATGTGTAATGACGCCATGGGCGGGGGAAGGAATTTGTGGTCTTGGAAGTGCTTTATATACTGTACCTTAATGAATTGATTTCCTGCCTTTgcaacttttatttttcatcatcCTCGTGACATCACCACCTACCATTCCACTTTTAAAACCCACTAGTCCTCCATTATTTCTGTGTTCAGTGTTACCTCCATTCACCCCCAAGTTTCTTCCCCCTTCATCGCTAACTTGTTTCTCCCTTTACACTCTTCTCTCTTCTTGCTCTTCCAATTCCACAGGTGAAGATGCCCACAAATGGGAACCGTCCTTTGAAGCTGCAGTTTGGTCTAATCAATCACGAGGGTCGCTACCTTACTGCTGAGACCTTTGGCTTTAAGGTATAAAAATGCAATAAGAGAATAACAGTGTTGGATCAATATCTGCAAGATTTTAGAGTGATACCCTTTTGTGCTCCTTAGGTGAATGCATCAGCTCCCAGTCTGAAGAAAAAGCAGATATGGACTCTAGAGCAGGACTCCCAGGACAGCCAGGTGGTCTATTTACGCAGTCACCTGGGACGTTACCTGGCCTCCAACAAGGACGGCAAAGTCACCTGTGAGGCAGATGGCCACAATTCAGACTGCCGCTTCCTCATCGTGGCTCAGTCAGATGGCCGCTGGGCGCTGCAGTCTGAGCAGTACCTCCGCTTCTTTGGCGGCTCTCGGGACTACCTGTCCTGCTTTGCCCAGGTGATCACAGATGCAGAGCTGTGGGCAGTGCACCTGGCTCTGCATCCCCAGGCCAACCTGCTGTCTGTGGCCCGTAAGCGTTATGCCCACCTCTCTATGGAGGATGGGGAAATTGCTGTGGATCTGAACATTCCCTGGGGTGTGGCAGCGCTCCTGACCCTTGTCTACCAGGAAGGAAAGTATTGCCTAAAGACCTGTGACAGCCGGTTCCTCGGCAATGATGGAAAGCTCTTAATGGAGAGTGGGAGAGCCACAGCATACACGTTGGAGCTGAAGTGTGGGAAGCTGGCCTTCAAAGACTGTGAGGGGAAGTATTTGTCTCCCATGGGTCCTACAGGGACCCTGAGGTCCGGACGATGTTCAAAGCCAGGCAAAGATGAACTATTTGACCTGGAGGAGAGCCACCCTCAAGTAGTTCTGACAGCAGCCAATGGGCGATATGTCTCCATAAGACAAGGTAGGAAAACAGAAATATCAGCGGGACAGGATATTCTAGCGAATTAGATTTTGTCCTAAATCCTTGTAATGCACGCACAAATTGCTCCCCTGGCAGCTTGTTAGTACCCTAAAGAATCCCACATGTCTGATTAAATGGACAAAGGCTGACCTTAGGTGCCATCGAGAGTGGTCACACGAGCTTTCGCTGACAGACACAGACCTATGTGCATACATAATGAAGGAGAAATTGACAGCCGATAAGGGATGCATGGTAATTATGGGTAATGTAGTCTGCACATCAAGTTGCGTCAACAATACGGTACGTGGCTGCATGTCTCAAAGAAAACAAGATTGCTGGGGCTGATATGGGAGACTATCAGCCCCATCGTTGAGACCTGAGAGAAACACGTCATTTGTGTTCATGGCTGCTGGCCTACATCAGTATCGAGCCTACACTAAtaagttattttatttaaataacagaCTTAATGTGCATACATTTCAAGGAGAATAACAGAAACAGACTTCTCAAGAACAACTTGCAATCACTTTTTATGTTCTAAGAATAAAAAAGATGGTTCCATACTCCTTAAATATCAGATACCCCATTGTGAAATGTTCAGAAAAAGGgccctttgttttcattttctttcactaAATAATCTATTACAAATAGAGCTCTTTTCGAAAATCCCTTCTCAATCCTTCTCAAATGTACCTTCTGGCTTTGTTGGGCAATGTTGTTAACACGCTTTTACCCCTTGAGCTTACTGAAACAGCTGCCTGTAACCAATATACTGCAGAGTAATGCTCTGTTGATACTGTATTATGTATTTACTCTTCAGTCTTGTGATCGGGCTGTTGGAGGGGGGTTATTTGATCAGCGCGCAGGCACGACACCACACTACTGTACTGATGGATTACACCTGCTCCTCATCGACGTCGACATTAGGCTTTGTTTGGCGCAgcagaaaaactacaaaaactatAATTGTGAGGGTTACATTACATGTGACTACAAGTGCACTTGCATTAGGAGGGACTTGCACAGAGTTTCAATTGCTGACGGTCCAAAGGGTTTGCTGGTCTGATTTGAAACTGGATTTGGGGCAGATTAGCATACACCCCCAGTCCTTGTCAGCATACTTGGTCATGACAGCCATCCACAGGCTGCAGATTCTTGTCTGCAGGGTTGAGTTACTTCAGGCCTGGGTGCTGTAATTGAATCTCCCCACCGCTCATTGTTCCTGGTTAGCAGTGGGGGCTGCAAGCAGGAACCAAAGCATTGAAAACTGATTGGTTAAAGGGAAAGGAAGAAAATGGTTAAACCCTAAACACATATATGTAGCATatcacatgcatgcatgcatgcgaGGATACTTTTTGCAGCATACTTTGTTTCTGTTCTCTCCTTTCCCTTCCTACGCTTGtcccacacaaacaaaagctttATCTTTCTTTGAGACACTCGCCCACTCACTACCATACCATCCTACTGCGGCGAGTGGTGAGATGAGGTGTGTTGAATTATTGATGAAGTTGGCCCCTGTTCCTGGAAGGCGAGGGTGGGAGGGGAGTCTGCTTTCAGAAACCCAAGCTTCCTCATACCTGCGGCCAAAACTTGTCCCCCACCGAATCCCGCTCTAACCAGTTAATCTAACCTGTTAACCTCAGCCTCAGTCAACCTCTATATGCTACTGGAAAGACAAATCAAAGACAGAGTAAATATGCTCTATTTGGCAAGCTGTGCCACTGTGACAGGTCATGTCACTTTTTTTGTAGGATTTTAGCGGAAGGTGAGTGAATCAAATAAATTCTCAAACAGTATCAAACAGTGAAGTTTGCATTCACTATTTTTTCTTGTTAagcaagtgtttgtgtgtttgtgcttttcctTGTATACAGTTTACAAGTGTGCATGTCTTAATGTGTCATACAGATCTGTTATAAAAACCTCTCATCACCTTTCCTGAGGGGTCAAGGGGGTCAAAGGCGTCCACTCTGCCGTGAATGTGAAACGGAGATGACAGTCCGAATTTTCACAAACTTTCCAAGTCCACACACATAAAAGCACACATATCGCATACATGATCAGGCGTGCAGAGCTCAGGAACAGATAAGCAGAAAAAATAATTGGAGTGAAATGCAGTTGTAAAGGATGAAGaatttagagagagagagaggaataaGGGACACGGGGATAGTAGCATCAGCTTACCATTAATAATTGACGCCAGAGCCATCTATCGTTGATGGATTAGTTAGGCCTGCTCCACTTGCAGGCTCTGTAAGACAACATCAGGAAGTGGAGCTGGTTCTGGGGTCTGATCCAAAATAATGCACTACTGAATCTACCTGTTTGTCCTCCAGATACACCTGAGAGTGTACTGACATGTGTGTGCTCTGCTTATTGTTTGATGACAACATCTCACTTCTTATCCTCAGATTGCTGGCTTGGATTTCAGTATATCTAATCTCCCTCCCTATCCgttctccttttctctctcttccttcaTCCTTCTCTCCTTCCTCTGCCTCCTTTTCTCTCATCTATCAAATAGCAGCTGTGAGGTCCCAGCTGAGCCCTGTGTGAGGATCATTTCTGGGTTGAATTAGTGTGAAATGGGCACATGGAATAGGTAGACAAAGCATGACATTGAGTCGGGATGAGAGAGAATGGGAGTGATAGGCCCCCAGGCATAGCTGAAGAGTGGAAGGGCTAAAAATTATGCTTCAAATGCACTTAAGATCAATGATAATTTCACCAGTTGTAAGACTTCATGATACCACGTTTATCGGGTGTGAATAagatgtgattaaagcatcCCAGTGGCTCAGTAACCATGACAGCTTTGTCACGTGTCAGCCCCCTTTTTCTCCTTCCAACAGTGAGATTTGAAATTAGCTGTAGACTGAAGCAACAAAAAATTTGTGATCGGGCCTCTCACACATGCTGAATGTCTATCTATCTTGGAGTATGCCAAAGTTATTTACAGTTGTACATGCATCCATTATTAACCTTTAAGCACTTGATGTCTTGATCATAATGAGCACTTACAAGGTCACAAAGACGTATTCATTGCTGCACAAAAACCTCCTTGTTATTActttggtcactagcagatTACCACTGTCACCCATAGTTTACATAGATGACAGCATCTTGGCAGCAAACACTTACAAACTCCTCACTGCTACTGGTGTGGTactaaaactgtgaaaagtgagATGCAAACCAGAAACTGACACATTTGCCTTAAAAGTCTAAGTTGCACTTTTTTAACCTTATTGGTTCCAGCAGTATGGCAATGGTATCAGTCTGCACAATTGCATGGAGGATTTTGTCAGTCAGCAGgtaatatgcattttttttgtagCGTGGTTGCCACGGGGTCATTGACTGTGTAACTGGGGCtctattaattaatttaacagCGATTGCCTTCAATCCTCTACCAGCCACTGGGAGGAACCACTTGTTGGTGGTTCCTTCCCATGGACCACCAACAAGCTACCACCACTGAACCAGAATTGTGCTAATAAGGTATAATGCAGCCTAATACAGGCTTTATTTATGACATACTGACCTCACCCAGGCTGGAGTCTCAGCTGAAACCTCAGCCCTAACATTTTGGTCACTaatcttt
Encoded proteins:
- the fscn2b gene encoding fascin-2b; this translates as MPTNGNRPLKLQFGLINHEGRYLTAETFGFKVNASAPSLKKKQIWTLEQDSQDSQVVYLRSHLGRYLASNKDGKVTCEADGHNSDCRFLIVAQSDGRWALQSEQYLRFFGGSRDYLSCFAQVITDAELWAVHLALHPQANLLSVARKRYAHLSMEDGEIAVDLNIPWGVAALLTLVYQEGKYCLKTCDSRFLGNDGKLLMESGRATAYTLELKCGKLAFKDCEGKYLSPMGPTGTLRSGRCSKPGKDELFDLEESHPQVVLTAANGRYVSIRQGVSLAANQEDETDMETFQMEIDKETKKCTFRTSQGNCWALVAHGGVQCTATEVSANTMFSVEWLGHKVALKASNGKYICTKKNGQLVAVSDSIGDDEQFTLKLINRPMLILRGENGFICHHRNSNTLDASRSVYDIFTLQFSNGAYHIKGADGRFWYVNSAGLVCSDGEAPEDFTLELLEHGRLAIRGKNGKYLRGDQGGTLKGDGLSLSNSALWEY